In Chryseobacterium gleum, a single genomic region encodes these proteins:
- a CDS encoding DUF6496 domain-containing protein: MSKTKYSEKAQDKVGKVMHEFKEGKLKSSSGKKVTSRKQAVAIGISEAREKGLKVPSKKKSK, translated from the coding sequence ATGAGCAAGACTAAATATTCAGAAAAAGCTCAGGACAAAGTAGGAAAAGTTATGCACGAATTCAAGGAAGGAAAACTGAAATCTTCTTCCGGAAAGAAAGTGACAAGCAGAAAACAAGCCGTAGCCATCGGCATTTCTGAAGCGAGAGAAAAAGGCCTTAAAGTGCCTTCCAAGAAAAAAAGTAAATAA
- the glgP gene encoding alpha-glucan family phosphorylase yields MDFRNFRIPYNINPQYSKKTVYFSMEFALEQVLKIYSGGLGFLAGSHMRSAYNLKQDLIGIGILWKFGYYDQARNHDQTLQPVWTRKMYSFLEDTGIKFQIEIHSAPVWVKVWYLDPEIFNTAPMFFLSTDVPENDHVSKTICHKLYDANESTKLAQYILLGKGGAKLLDEMNIEREVYHLNEAHGLPAAFYLLRKYNGDLNKVKEKLVFTTHTPEEAGNEKHSFRLCYDMSYFSGYSMEEVKKIEGSDDDRFNHSLCALRMARMANGVSQLHGVVSRAMWSKYPGICEITSITNAQEFKYWADKPLYNAKDENDATVFDFRKKYLKKKLFSIVADQTGNLFNPNVFTIVWARRFAGYKRAELLLHDKERFYKLLNNPKYPVQIIWAGKPYPMDYSAISTFNTLVEESKNHKNMAVLTGYELSLSKSLKQGSDVWLNNPRVPREASGTSGMTAAMNGSVNLSTDDGWIPEFAKHGENSFVVPKADYLNMSIYEQDNYDLNKLYEILENEILPTYYDRPDEWRKIQHNAMNDVKDHFNSDRMADEYYKILYNTTN; encoded by the coding sequence ATGGATTTTAGGAATTTCAGAATACCCTACAATATCAATCCTCAATATTCCAAAAAAACTGTTTATTTCTCAATGGAGTTTGCTCTTGAGCAGGTACTGAAGATATATTCGGGAGGACTTGGCTTTCTGGCAGGATCTCATATGAGAAGTGCTTACAACCTTAAGCAGGATCTTATCGGAATCGGTATCTTATGGAAGTTCGGTTATTATGACCAGGCAAGAAATCACGATCAGACCTTACAGCCCGTGTGGACAAGAAAGATGTACAGCTTCCTTGAAGACACCGGAATCAAGTTCCAGATTGAAATCCACAGTGCTCCGGTTTGGGTAAAGGTATGGTATCTTGACCCTGAAATTTTCAATACGGCACCTATGTTTTTCCTTTCTACAGACGTTCCGGAAAATGATCATGTTTCCAAAACAATCTGTCACAAATTATATGATGCCAATGAATCCACAAAGCTTGCCCAATATATTTTATTAGGAAAAGGAGGTGCCAAGTTACTGGATGAAATGAATATAGAAAGAGAGGTTTATCACCTTAATGAAGCTCACGGACTGCCAGCAGCTTTCTATCTTTTAAGAAAATATAACGGAGATCTTAATAAGGTTAAAGAAAAACTCGTTTTCACCACCCATACTCCGGAAGAAGCAGGTAACGAAAAGCATAGCTTCAGGTTATGTTATGACATGTCCTATTTTTCAGGATACAGCATGGAAGAAGTAAAAAAGATTGAAGGGTCTGATGATGATCGTTTCAACCATTCTCTCTGTGCATTAAGAATGGCAAGAATGGCCAATGGGGTTTCCCAGTTGCATGGTGTAGTTTCCCGAGCTATGTGGAGCAAGTATCCGGGTATTTGTGAAATAACTTCTATTACCAATGCACAGGAATTTAAATATTGGGCAGATAAGCCTTTATATAACGCAAAGGATGAAAATGATGCCACTGTTTTCGACTTCCGCAAAAAATATTTAAAGAAAAAACTTTTCAGCATTGTCGCAGATCAGACAGGGAATTTATTCAATCCTAATGTCTTTACCATTGTATGGGCCAGAAGATTTGCAGGTTACAAGCGTGCAGAACTTCTTTTACATGATAAAGAAAGATTCTACAAACTTCTGAATAACCCAAAATATCCGGTACAGATCATCTGGGCAGGAAAGCCTTATCCAATGGATTATTCTGCTATTTCTACTTTCAATACGCTGGTTGAAGAAAGTAAAAATCATAAAAACATGGCTGTCCTTACGGGCTATGAACTTTCTTTAAGCAAATCTCTGAAACAAGGTTCTGATGTGTGGCTTAATAATCCAAGAGTTCCAAGGGAAGCTTCAGGAACTTCAGGGATGACGGCTGCAATGAACGGTTCCGTTAATTTATCCACAGATGACGGCTGGATCCCGGAATTTGCAAAACATGGAGAAAACTCTTTTGTAGTTCCCAAAGCAGATTATCTGAATATGAGTATTTATGAACAGGACAATTACGATTTAAACAAATTATATGAAATCCTTGAAAACGAAATACTTCCAACCTATTATGACAGACCTGACGAATGGAGAAAAATCCAGCATAATGCAATGAATGATGTGAAAGATCATTTCAACAGCGACAGGATGGCAGATGAATATTACAAAATACTTTATAATACAACGAACTAG
- a CDS encoding GLPGLI family protein: MKKLLFILLFLSNSLSAQLISFVYEIKHKPNPDKEIFETSNYYLDIIGGQSAFRSKKERDADSLMLKNGYWESGPKTSLNQLYIIKNLINKSIIKCITTLSMHDLYNITINDKLSWEILPERMKIGDMECQKATVKYGERNWIAWFSHNIPLPEGPYIFHGLPGLIIKISDDKNDYDFSLIKTINIDKNKTFYLRKGKEITWETYEKIQRDYYSDPFAEIKARNIKYKVTDEKGNPVEISLKQMTESIQKRIRENNNPIELNHKVNYN; this comes from the coding sequence ATGAAAAAATTATTATTTATTTTACTTTTTCTTTCAAATAGTTTATCTGCACAACTTATTTCGTTTGTTTACGAAATTAAGCATAAGCCAAATCCGGATAAAGAAATTTTTGAAACCAGCAACTATTATCTTGATATAATCGGAGGACAGTCTGCTTTCCGGTCAAAAAAAGAAAGGGATGCTGATTCATTAATGTTAAAAAACGGATATTGGGAAAGCGGACCAAAAACTTCACTTAATCAGCTTTATATTATTAAGAATTTAATAAATAAAAGTATCATCAAATGTATAACAACTCTATCAATGCATGATTTGTATAACATCACTATAAATGATAAACTAAGTTGGGAGATTCTGCCCGAAAGAATGAAAATTGGAGATATGGAATGTCAGAAAGCCACAGTAAAGTATGGTGAAAGAAATTGGATAGCATGGTTCAGTCATAATATACCCCTACCGGAAGGGCCTTATATATTTCATGGATTGCCAGGATTGATCATAAAGATTTCTGATGATAAAAATGATTATGATTTTAGTTTGATAAAGACTATAAATATTGATAAAAATAAAACGTTTTATTTGAGAAAGGGAAAAGAAATAACCTGGGAAACCTATGAAAAGATACAACGGGATTATTATTCGGATCCGTTTGCAGAAATCAAGGCAAGAAATATAAAGTATAAAGTAACTGATGAAAAAGGAAATCCGGTGGAAATAAGTTTAAAACAGATGACGGAAAGTATTCAAAAACGAATAAGGGAAAACAATAATCCAATTGAACTCAACCATAAAGTCAATTATAATTAA
- a CDS encoding S9 family peptidase has translation MKKLLLTLTVAAVFQNVSAQEITLDKIYSGYYRGKGIAGISSMKNGENYLVIEPSGIAKYSYKTSQKEGNLVDGKFESYIFSDDESKILLQLGSQPIYRHSFLGKFDVKDLKSGKVISLNEGKPVQEPTFSPDATKVAFISDNNLFYQDLGSGKITQITTDGKKNSILNGLADWVYEEEFGHARQYEWTKNSDAIVFVKSDESQVPEIYIPIYGKTLYPTEMRYKYPKAGEKNSVVSAQLYRLDNGKTMQLNLGSFKNYYIPNVFQTAKPDEIVLITSERIQNASDILKVNTKTGAVQKLFTETDDKWIDTDSPTLEFLEDDSFLWASERDGNRHLYWYDKDGKLKKQITKGNWEVTDYYGFNPKSKEIYVQTTEKGSINKVISKVNIENGKTQLISNAEGNNSANFSKNYNYFIETSSTAARPYTYVLKDGNGKTVKELQNNNEQLQKLKADNFVEKEFITIPNTVGDQMNAWIMKPKNFDPNKKYPLFMFQYSGPGSQQVANSWDNGNAMWFNHLVQKGYIVACVDGRGTGYKGAKYKKVTYMNLGKYEIEDQITAAKWFGNQSYIDKNRIGMFGWSFGGYMTSLAMTKGADVFKMGIAVAPVTNWRYYDSVYTERFMRTPQENPDGYDKNSPTEYANLLKGKFLLIHGTADDNVHFQNSMEFSEALIQNKKQFDFMAYPDKNHGIYGGQTRPQLYQKMTDFILNNL, from the coding sequence ATGAAAAAACTACTTTTAACTCTTACTGTGGCGGCAGTATTTCAAAATGTATCAGCGCAGGAAATCACTTTAGATAAAATTTATTCAGGATATTACCGTGGAAAGGGCATTGCAGGAATCTCTTCCATGAAAAACGGGGAGAACTATCTTGTTATTGAACCATCTGGAATTGCCAAATATTCTTACAAAACTTCACAAAAAGAAGGAAATCTTGTAGACGGAAAGTTTGAAAGCTATATTTTTTCTGATGATGAATCTAAAATCCTTCTACAGCTGGGAAGCCAGCCTATTTACAGACATTCTTTCCTTGGAAAATTTGATGTTAAAGATTTAAAATCCGGAAAAGTAATCAGCTTGAATGAAGGAAAGCCGGTTCAGGAACCAACATTCTCGCCTGATGCAACGAAAGTAGCCTTTATTTCTGACAATAATCTGTTCTACCAGGATCTTGGTTCAGGAAAAATCACACAGATTACTACTGATGGTAAAAAGAATTCTATATTGAATGGTCTGGCAGACTGGGTATATGAAGAAGAATTCGGGCACGCAAGACAATACGAATGGACTAAGAATTCTGATGCGATCGTATTTGTAAAATCTGATGAAAGCCAGGTTCCGGAGATCTATATTCCAATCTACGGGAAAACCCTTTACCCTACTGAAATGCGTTATAAATATCCGAAAGCAGGCGAGAAAAACTCTGTAGTTTCAGCACAGCTGTACCGTCTTGACAATGGAAAAACAATGCAGCTGAACTTAGGTTCTTTCAAAAACTACTATATTCCGAATGTCTTCCAGACCGCAAAACCGGATGAAATTGTTTTAATTACTTCCGAAAGAATCCAGAATGCTTCCGACATTTTAAAAGTAAATACCAAAACAGGAGCTGTTCAGAAGTTGTTTACTGAAACGGATGATAAATGGATTGATACAGACAGCCCTACTCTGGAATTTCTTGAAGACGATTCATTCCTCTGGGCTTCTGAAAGAGACGGAAACCGCCACCTTTACTGGTATGACAAAGATGGCAAGCTTAAAAAGCAGATCACAAAAGGAAACTGGGAAGTAACCGATTATTATGGATTCAATCCAAAATCGAAAGAAATTTACGTTCAGACGACTGAGAAAGGAAGTATCAATAAGGTTATTTCTAAAGTAAATATCGAAAACGGAAAAACCCAGCTGATCTCCAATGCGGAAGGAAACAATTCTGCTAATTTCAGCAAGAACTACAATTATTTCATTGAAACTTCTTCTACCGCTGCAAGACCATATACTTATGTTTTAAAGGATGGTAACGGAAAAACAGTAAAAGAACTCCAGAACAACAACGAACAGTTACAGAAGTTAAAGGCTGATAATTTTGTTGAAAAAGAATTCATCACCATTCCCAATACTGTTGGTGATCAGATGAATGCCTGGATCATGAAGCCTAAAAACTTTGATCCGAATAAAAAGTATCCTTTATTTATGTTCCAGTATTCCGGACCGGGATCTCAGCAGGTGGCAAACTCATGGGATAATGGCAATGCAATGTGGTTCAATCATCTTGTGCAAAAAGGATATATTGTTGCTTGTGTAGATGGTCGTGGAACGGGTTATAAAGGAGCAAAATATAAGAAAGTAACCTATATGAACTTAGGAAAATATGAGATTGAAGATCAGATTACTGCAGCGAAGTGGTTCGGAAACCAATCTTATATTGACAAAAACAGAATCGGAATGTTCGGATGGAGCTTTGGTGGGTATATGACCAGTCTGGCCATGACGAAAGGAGCAGATGTTTTCAAGATGGGAATTGCAGTAGCACCGGTAACCAACTGGAGATATTATGACTCAGTCTACACAGAAAGATTTATGAGAACGCCTCAGGAAAATCCTGATGGATATGATAAAAACTCTCCTACAGAATATGCCAATCTGTTGAAAGGAAAATTCCTTTTAATCCACGGAACTGCTGATGATAACGTTCACTTCCAGAACTCTATGGAATTCTCTGAAGCATTAATTCAAAATAAAAAACAATTTGATTTTATGGCTTATCCTGATAAAAACCACGGAATTTATGGTGGACAGACAAGACCACAGCTGTATCAGAAAATGACGGATTTCATTTTGAATAACTTATAA